A portion of the Tachysurus vachellii isolate PV-2020 chromosome 14, HZAU_Pvac_v1, whole genome shotgun sequence genome contains these proteins:
- the nudcd2 gene encoding nudC domain-containing protein 2, translated as MSVHFEERSGAALCQTPWGSWYQTMEEVFIEVNVPPGTSSKDIKCSLGTKHIELVVKGKEIFKGKLFGSTVGDEATWTLEDKKLIRIILMKTNRDAGNCWTSLLEEQYAADPWLQDQMQRKLTLERFQRENPGFDFSGAEISGNFHGGGPDFSSLQK; from the exons ATGTCTGTGCACTTTGAGGAGAGGAGCGGAGCGGCTCTGTGCCAAACTCCCTGGGGTTCATGGTACCAGACCATGGAAGAGGTGTTTATAGAGGTTAATGTTCCTCCTGGAACATCTAGCAAAGACATCAAGTGCAGCCTGGGCACCAAACATATAGAGCTCGTggtgaaaggaaaggaaatctTCAAG GGGAAGTTGTTCGGGTCAACGGTGGGTGATGAAGCCACATGGACActtg AGGACAAAAAGCTGATCAGGATCATTCTGATGAAGACAAACCGCGATGCGGGGAACTGTTGGACGTCGCTGTTAGAGGAGCAGTACGCCGCTGACCCATGGCTGCAAGACCAGATGCAGAGGAAACTCACCCTGGAGAGGTTCCAGAGAGAG AATCCAGGGTTTGACTTCAGTGGGGCAGAAATCTCTGGAAACTTCCATGGCGGTGGACCGGATTTCAGCAGTTTACAGAAGTAA
- the LOC132856843 gene encoding septin-8-A-like: MAAVDAETYPTEEMRTLTLGGHVGFDSLPDQLVSKSVSQGFCFNILCVGETGIGKSTLMNTLFNTIFENEEASHYESGVYLHPRTYELQESNVELKLTIVNTVGFGDQVNKEESYKPITDYIDSQFENFLQEELKIKRSLFNYHDTRIHACLYFITPTGHSLRSLDLVTMKMLDSKVNIIPIIAKADTISKSELHKFKIKIMSELVSNGVQIYQFPTDDEAVAEINSSMNAHLPFAVVGSGEEVKVGNKQVRARQYPWGVVQVENESHCDFVKLREMLIRVNMEDLREQTHARHYELYRRCKLEEMGFKDHDADMQPFSLQETYVAKRREFVAELQRMEEDMRQMFVVKVKETEAELKERERELHERFERVKRMHQEEKKTLEEKRRELEEEMNSFNRRKMAAETLQALSLQTSKDKKS, encoded by the exons ATGGCTGCTGTGGATGCAGAAACGTACCCT ACTGAGGAAATGAGGACTCTGACACTTGGCGGCCATGTTGGATTTGACAGCCTCCCGGATCAGCTGGTTAGCAAATCAGTGTCTCAAGGCTTCTGCTTCAACATCCTCTGTGTCG GTGAAACCGGGATTGGAAAATCAACACTAATGAACACGTTGTTTAACACAATATTTGAAAATGAGGAGGCCAGTCACTATGAAAGCGGTGTGTATTTACACCCCAGGACATATGAGCTGCAGGAGAGCAACGTGGAGCTCAAGCTGACAATCGTCAACACCGTGGGGTTTGGTGACCAGGTCAATAAAGAAGAGAG ctaTAAACCCATCACAGATTATATAGATTCCCAATTTGAGAATTTCCTCCAAGAGGAGCTGAAGATCAAACGTTCACTCTTTAACTACCACGACACGAGGATCCACGCCTGCCTGTACTTCATCACCCCGACAGGCCACTCGCTCAGATCCCTCGATCTGGTCACCATGAAGATGCTGGACAGTAAG GTAAACATCATTCCCATTATCGCTAAAGCAGACACGATCTCCAAATCTGAGCTTCACAAATTCAAGATTAAGATCATGAGCGAGCTTGTGAGCAATGGCGTCCAGATTTATCAGTTCCCCACAGACGACGAAGCTGTAGCGGAAATCAACTCCTCCATGAAC GCTCATTTGCCATTTGCTGTGGTGGGAAGTGGAGAGGAGGTTAAAGTGGGAAATAAGCAGGTTAGAGCCAGGCAGTACCCATGGGGAGTGGTACAGG TGGAGAATGAGAGCCACTGTGATTTTGTAAAGCTGAGAGAGATGCTGATCCGGGTGAACATGGAGGACCTGCGGGAGCAGACACACGCACGTCATTATGAGCTCTACCGTCGCTGCAAACTAGAGGAAATGGGCTTCAAAGACCACGACGCTGACATGCAGCCCTTCAG TCTGCAGGAAACATACGTGGCTAAGAGGAGAGAGTTTGTCGCAGAGCTGCAGCGCATGGAGGAGGACATGCGGCAGATGTTCGTCGTTAAAGTAAAGGAGACAGAGGCTGagctgaaggagagagagagagag CTGCATGAACGTTTCGAGCGTGTCAAGCGTATGCAccaggaggagaagaagacTTTGGAGGAGAAGCGCAGAGAGCTAGAGGAGGAGATGAACTCCTTTAACAGGAGGAAGATGGCAGCTGAAACACTGCAGGCTCTCTCACTCCAGACCTCCAAAGACAAGAAAAG CTGA
- the ccng1 gene encoding cyclin-G1 codes for MIETVSGAEGLPFVLQLKALLEQEVRCQPKPCGLRVLESAHDNGMRMTSKMRDFEVKDLLSLTCFFGFSAETFALAVSLLDRFLSAMKIQPKHLSCVGLCCFYIAVKTSEEEKNVPLASDLIRISQNRFTVSDMMRMEKIILEKLYWKVKGPTALHFVRLFHSYIQEKVDADSKKILIERLEAQLKACHCSFAFTKLRPSLVALALLALEVEEQHEFEAVQALRDAVKDLQRQLSIKDGDLVCVRELISKCLTDYSSTKCWKPNSQRLRWIISGRTARQLKHSYYKIAHLPTIPESAF; via the exons aTGATTGAGACAGTGAGTGGTGCAGAAGGTCTGCCATTTGTACTCCAGCTGAAAGCTCTTCTAGAGCAGGAGGTCCGGTGTCAACCTAAACCGTGTGGCCTCCGTGTCCTGGAGTCGGCCCACGACAACGGTATGAGGATGACCTCGAAGATGAGGGACTTTGAGGTGAAAGATCTTCTTTCTCTGACTTGCTTTTTTGGGTTCAGCGCTGAGACGTTCGCCCTCGCTGTGAGCCTCCTGGATCGCTTTTTGTCTGCGATGAAG ATCCAGCCCAAGCACCTGTCCTGTGTTGGCCTTTGCTGCTTCTACATTGCTGTGAAGACCTCTGAAGAGGAGAAGAACGTCCCTCTGGCTAGCGATCTGATCCGAATCAGCCAGAACCGCTTCACTGTTTCGGACATGATGAGGATGGAGAAGATAATTCTGGAAAAGCTCTACTGGAAGGTTAAAGGTCCAACAGCGCTGCATTTTGTCCGACTGTTTCACAGCTACATACAGGAGAAAGTGGATGCTGACAG TAAAAAGATTCTTATCGAGAGACTTGAGGCTCAACTGAAGGCCTGCCACTGCTCCTTTGCCTTCACAAAGCTAAGG CCTTCATTGGTGGCGCTGGCTCTGCTAGCTCTTGAGGTTGAGGAGCAGCATGAGTTCGAGGCAGTACAAGCTCTGAGAGATGCAGTGAAGGATCTTCAGCGCCAGCTGTCA ATTAAAGATGGGgacctggtgtgtgtgagggagctcATCTCCAAGTGCCTGACTGATTATTCTTCCACCAAGTGCTGGAAGCCCAACAGCCAGAGACTGCGCTGGATCATCTCAGGACGAACAGCTCGACAGCTGAAGCACAGTTACTACAAGATCGCTCATTTACCCACAATCCCTGAATCTGCCTTTTAA